One part of the Lotus japonicus ecotype B-129 chromosome 2, LjGifu_v1.2 genome encodes these proteins:
- the LOC130741372 gene encoding putative 12-oxophytodienoate reductase 11, with protein sequence MASPNNPLITPYKMGNFNLSHRIVLAPLTRMRSYNNVPQPHATLYYSQRSSQGGLLIAEATGVSDTAQGYPNTPGIWTNEQVEAWKPIVDAVHAKGALFFCQIWHVGRVSSSAFQPNGQAPISSTDKPLAPQDGMQFTPPRRLRADELPHIVNDFRLAARNAIDAGFDGVEIHGAHGYLLDQFLKDQVNDRTDEYGGSLENRCRFPLEVVEAVANEVGAERVGIRLSPFADYAESGDSSPDELGLYMANALNKYNILYCHMVEPRMKTLGEKFETPHSLVPMRKAFNGTFIVAGGYGRQDGINAIAENRADLVVYGRLFLANPDLPKRFALDAPLNKYKRDTFYVSDPVVGYTDYPFLE encoded by the exons ATGGCTTCTCCTAATAACCCTCTTATTACTCCCTACaagatgggtaacttcaatctCTCCCACAGAATCGTTTTGGCGCCGCTTACCAGAATGAGATCCTACAACAACGTTCCTCAACCCCATGCTACTCTCTATTACTCTCAGAGATCTTCCCAAGGAGGCCTTCTCATCGCCGAAGCCACCGGCGTCTCCGACACTGCTCAAGGCTATCCAAACACCCCCGGCATTTGGACAAACGAACAAGTAGAAGCGTGGAAGCCCATTGTGGACGCTGTTCATGCCAAAGGTGCTCTATTCTTCTGTCAGATTTGGCATGTTGGAAGGGTTTCATCTTCAG CTTTTCAGCCAAACGGGCAAGCACCCATATCTTCCACAGACAAGCCACTCGCACCGCAAGATGGCATGCAATTCACACCACCAAGGCGGCTAAGGGCGGATGAACTTCCTCATATTGTCAATGACTTCAGACTCGCTGCAAGGAATGCTATTGACGCTG GTTTTGATGGGGTTGAGATCCATGGGGCTCATGGCTACCTGCTTGACCAATTTCTGAAAGATCAAGTGAATGACCGGACAGATGAATATGGTGGATCCCTTGAGAACCGTTGTCGATTTCCATTGGAAGTTGTTGAAGCTGTGGCGAATGAGGTAGGAGCAGAAAGAGTTGGAATTAGATTATCGCCTTTTGCAGACTATGCAGAATCTGGAGACTCTAGTCCTGACGAATTGGGGCTTTATATGGCTAATGCCCTCAATAAATACAATATTCTGTACTGTCACATGGTAGAGCCGAGAATGAAAACTCTTGGAGAAAAGTTTGAAACCCCTCACAGCCTGGTGCCAATGAGAAAAGCTTTCAATGGAACTTTTATAGTTGCTGGAGGTTATGGACGACAAGATGGGATCAATGCTATAGCTGAAAACAGGGCAGACCTTGTTGTTTATGGTCGTTTGTTCTTAGCCAATCCAGATCTACCAAAGAGATTTGCGCTTGATGCTCCTCTCAACAAGTATAAGCGGGACACTTTCTACGTTTCTGATCCAGTTGTTGGTTACACCGACTACCCGTTTCTTGAATGA